A genome region from Nicotiana tabacum cultivar K326 chromosome 13, ASM71507v2, whole genome shotgun sequence includes the following:
- the LOC142168088 gene encoding uncharacterized protein LOC142168088: MQAGPYSYHNKPFILQNWEIEFHFDPKCITTIPLWVHFPSLPVGYWTADVLSKVASAIGTPMYTDRYTTDLNKISYARVLVKVDITKPMLESMEIDTPSGTIQQEILYEWKPKFCSEYIHFGHDNFECWRNKQQNNEEAEFKAPKRRNRVGKKKIVQEWKPKEQQE; encoded by the coding sequence ATGCAAGCAGGACCATACTCGTACCACAACAAACCATTCATACTGCAAAACTGGGAAATAGAGTTTCATTTTGACCCTAAATGCATTACAACTATTCCTTTGTGGGTACATTTCCCAAGCTTACCTGTTGGATATTGGACTGCAGATGTACTTAGCAAAGTGGCTAGTGCTATTGGAACCCCTATGTATACTGACAGATACACAACTGACCTTAACAAAATATCATATGCAAGGGTCTTAGTAAAGGTTGATATCACTAAGCCAATGCTGGAGAGTATGGAGATTGATACTCCATCAGGAACTATTCAGCAAGAAATTCTATATGAATGGAAGCCAAAGTTCTGCAGTGAATATATCCACTTTGGCCATGATAATTTTGAGTGTTGGAGAAATAAGCAGCAGAACAATGAAGAGGCTGAATTTAAAGCTCCAAAAAGAAGGAATAGAGTAGGAAAGAAGAAAATAGTACAGGAGTGGAAGCCAAAAGAACAGCAAGAGTAA